In Aphelocoma coerulescens isolate FSJ_1873_10779 chromosome 25, UR_Acoe_1.0, whole genome shotgun sequence, a genomic segment contains:
- the NCSTN gene encoding nicastrin isoform X1 gives MAAAGAAPGPAALREAGAAGKGRDSLGMIWNSLGMLRALLLAALAAGSCAGNSVERKIYIPLNRTAPCVRLLNATHQIGCQSSLSGDTGVIHVVEKEEDLEWALSTGPHPPYMILLDGNLFSREILMRLRGSPRISGLAVAAASPAPSPGFSPGLKCPNDGFGVYSEDYGPQFSHCNGSVWNPLGSGLSYEEFPFPIFLLEDANETRVIKECFQAHNVPRAGSAPEFPLCAMQLLAHMHAAASTVTCMRRSSLQSTFSINPEIVCDPLLDYNVWSSLHPINSSGKVDPGQQLILAATRLDSHSFFWNVAPGAEACVGSFVALLAAAEALQAAPGSQQLPRNVLFAFFQGETFDYIGSSRMVFDMEQEKFPLRLENIGAFLELGQVSLRNDSVLWMHTDPVSRRNESMDLQVRALVAALLRSASGSGVSLREPGFSQPLPPSSFQRFLRSRRLPGVVLSDHRAEFRNRYFQSLYDTAENIGIRYPEGLTPEEQLEFVTDTAKALAQVATLLARALFTLAGGTEGTESIQADPRTVTRLLYGFLINSNNSWFQSLIKPDLKGILGPFPQHYVAVSSPANTTQLVQLVLANLTGTRVSLSRELCQNPGKAPGAQPELYEYWWVQGPLDPGGNSSSRLPGCVRSGSRLAPALSPAFELRRWDSREYSTWTESRWKDIRARIFLVASRELELLTLALGVAVLLLSLLCTFLINAKAALLFGIPADPGSAGY, from the exons atggcggcggcgggagcggcgccggGCCCGGCGGCGCTGAGGGAGGCGGGAGCGGCCGGGAAGGGCCGGGATTCTCTGGGAATGATCTGGAATTCCTTGGGAATGCTCCGAGCGCTGCTCCTGGCCGCGCTGGCGGCGG GCTCGTGCGCCGGGAATTCCGTGGAGAGGAAGATTTACATCCCGCTGAACCGGACGGCGCCGTGCGTGCGGCTCCTCAACGCCACGCACCAGATCGGCTGCCAGT CCTCGCTCAGCGGCGACACGGGCGTGATCCACGtggtggagaaggaggaggacctGGAATGGGCCCTTTCCACAGGGCCCCACCCCCCCTACATGATCCTGCTGGACGGGAATCTCTTCTCCAG ggaGATTTTGATGCGGCTGAGGGGAAGTCCCCGGATTTCCGGCCTGGCCGTGGCCGCTGCCTCGCCCGCCCCTTCCCCAGGATTTTCCCCGGGATTGAAGTGTCCCAACGATGGATTTG GCGTTTACTCCGAGGACTACGGGCCGCAGTTCTCGCACTGCAACGGCAGCGTCTGGAACCCGTTGGGGAGCGGCCTCTCCTACGAGGAGTTCCCCTTCCCCATCTTCCTCCTGGAGGACGCCAACGAGACCCGAGTGATCAAAGAG tgtttccaggcTCACAACGTTCCGCGGGCGGGCTCGGCGCCGGAGTTCCCGCTCTGTGCCATGCAGCTGCTGGCCCACATGCACGCGGCCGCCAGCACCGTCACCTGCATGAGGcgcagctccctgcagagcaCCTTCAGCATCAACCCAG AGATCGTCTGCGATCCCCTCCTGGATTACAACGTCTGGAGCTCCCTGCATCCCATCAATTCCTCGGGAAAGGTGGATCCCGGCCAGCAGCTGATCCTGGCGGCCACACGG CTGGACAGCCACTCGTTTTTCTGGAACGTGGCTCCCGGTGCCGAGGCCTGCGTGGGCTCCTTCGTGGCGCTGCTGGCGGCGGCCGAGGCGCTGCAGGCGGCTCcgggctcccagcagctccccaggaaCGTCCTGTTCGCCTTCTTCCAGGGG gagACCTTCGATTACATCGGCAGCTCCCGGATGGTTTTTGACATGGAGCAGGAGAAATTCCCGCTGCGCCTGGAGAACATCGGAGCCTTCCTGGAGCTCGGCCAG GTCTCTCTCCGCAACGACTCCGTGCTCTGGATGCACACGGATCCCGTCTCCCGCCGGAACGAATCCATGGATCTGCAG GTCCGTGCTCTGGTGGCCGCGCTGCTCCGCTCCGCCTCCGGCTCCGGCGTTTCCCTGCGGGAGCCGGGAttttcccagcccctcccgccCTCGTCCTTCCAGCGCTTCCTGCGCTCCCGGCGCCTCCCGGGCGTGGTGCTGAGCGACCACCGGGCCGAGTTCCGCAACAG GTATTTCCAGAGCCTCTACGACACCGCCGAGAACATCGGGATCCGTTATCCTGAGGGATTGACGCCCGAGGAGCAGCTGGAATTCGTCACCGACACGGCCAAG GCGCTGGCGCAGGTGGCGACGCTGCTCGCCCGGGCGCTGTTCACGCTCGCCGGGGGAACCGAGGGCACCGAGAGCATCCAGGCGGATCCCAGAACG GTCACGCGGCTGCTCTACGGATTCCTGATCAACTCCAACAATTCCTGGTTCCAATCCCTCATCAAACCCGACCTCAAGGGGATCCTGG GCCCTTTCCCGCAGCACTACGTGGCCGTGTCCAGCCCTGCCAACACCACCCAGCTGGTGCAGCTGGTGCTGGCCAACCTGACGGGCACCCGCGTCAGCCTGTCCCGGGAGCTCTGCCAGAATCCCGGGAAAGCGCCCGGAGCACAGCCCGAG cTCTACGAGTACTGGTGGGTGCAGGGCCCGCTGGATCCCGGCGGGAATTCCAGCTCCCGCCTCCCCGGCTGCGTCCGCTCCGGCTCCCGCCTGGCCCCCGCGCTGTCGCCGGCCTTCGAGCTGCGCCGCTGGGATTCCCGGGAATATTCCACGTGGACCGAGAGCCGCTGGAAGGACATCCGGGCTCGGATCTTCCTGGTGGCCAGCAGGGAGCTCGAG cTGCTGACTCTGGCCCTGGGCGTGGCCGtgctgctcctgtccctgctctgcacctTCCTCATCAACGCCAAGGCCGCGCTGCTCTTCGGAATTCCGGCGGATCCCGGCTCCGCCGGCTACTGA
- the NCSTN gene encoding nicastrin isoform X2: MAAAGAAPGPAALREAGAAGKGRDSLGMIWNSLGMLRALLLAALAAGSCAGNSVERKIYIPLNRTAPCVRLLNATHQIGCQSSLSGDTGVIHVVEKEEDLEWALSTGPHPPYMILLDGNLFSREILMRLRGSPRISGLAVAAASPAPSPGFSPGLKCPNDGFGVYSEDYGPQFSHCNGSVWNPLGSGLSYEEFPFPIFLLEDANETRVIKECFQAHNVPRAGSAPEFPLCAMQLLAHMHAAASTVTCMRRSSLQSTFSINPEIVCDPLLDYNVWSSLHPINSSGKVDPGQQLILAATRLDSHSFFWNVAPGAEACVGSFVALLAAAEALQAAPGSQQLPRNVLFAFFQGETFDYIGSSRMVFDMEQEKFPLRLENIGAFLELGQVSLRNDSVLWMHTDPVSRRNESMDLQVRALVAALLRSASGSGVSLREPGFSQPLPPSSFQRFLRSRRLPGVVLSDHRAEFRNRYFQSLYDTAENIGIRYPEGLTPEEQLEFVTDTAKALAQVATLLARALFTLAGGTEGTESIQADPRTVTRLLYGFLINSNNSWFQSLIKPDLKGILGPFPQHYVAVSSPANTTQLVQLVLANLTGTRVSLSRELCQNPGKAPGAQPELYEYWWVQGPLDPKFLALIPIFPALIPVFPSSTSTGGCRAPWIPNSWL, encoded by the exons atggcggcggcgggagcggcgccggGCCCGGCGGCGCTGAGGGAGGCGGGAGCGGCCGGGAAGGGCCGGGATTCTCTGGGAATGATCTGGAATTCCTTGGGAATGCTCCGAGCGCTGCTCCTGGCCGCGCTGGCGGCGG GCTCGTGCGCCGGGAATTCCGTGGAGAGGAAGATTTACATCCCGCTGAACCGGACGGCGCCGTGCGTGCGGCTCCTCAACGCCACGCACCAGATCGGCTGCCAGT CCTCGCTCAGCGGCGACACGGGCGTGATCCACGtggtggagaaggaggaggacctGGAATGGGCCCTTTCCACAGGGCCCCACCCCCCCTACATGATCCTGCTGGACGGGAATCTCTTCTCCAG ggaGATTTTGATGCGGCTGAGGGGAAGTCCCCGGATTTCCGGCCTGGCCGTGGCCGCTGCCTCGCCCGCCCCTTCCCCAGGATTTTCCCCGGGATTGAAGTGTCCCAACGATGGATTTG GCGTTTACTCCGAGGACTACGGGCCGCAGTTCTCGCACTGCAACGGCAGCGTCTGGAACCCGTTGGGGAGCGGCCTCTCCTACGAGGAGTTCCCCTTCCCCATCTTCCTCCTGGAGGACGCCAACGAGACCCGAGTGATCAAAGAG tgtttccaggcTCACAACGTTCCGCGGGCGGGCTCGGCGCCGGAGTTCCCGCTCTGTGCCATGCAGCTGCTGGCCCACATGCACGCGGCCGCCAGCACCGTCACCTGCATGAGGcgcagctccctgcagagcaCCTTCAGCATCAACCCAG AGATCGTCTGCGATCCCCTCCTGGATTACAACGTCTGGAGCTCCCTGCATCCCATCAATTCCTCGGGAAAGGTGGATCCCGGCCAGCAGCTGATCCTGGCGGCCACACGG CTGGACAGCCACTCGTTTTTCTGGAACGTGGCTCCCGGTGCCGAGGCCTGCGTGGGCTCCTTCGTGGCGCTGCTGGCGGCGGCCGAGGCGCTGCAGGCGGCTCcgggctcccagcagctccccaggaaCGTCCTGTTCGCCTTCTTCCAGGGG gagACCTTCGATTACATCGGCAGCTCCCGGATGGTTTTTGACATGGAGCAGGAGAAATTCCCGCTGCGCCTGGAGAACATCGGAGCCTTCCTGGAGCTCGGCCAG GTCTCTCTCCGCAACGACTCCGTGCTCTGGATGCACACGGATCCCGTCTCCCGCCGGAACGAATCCATGGATCTGCAG GTCCGTGCTCTGGTGGCCGCGCTGCTCCGCTCCGCCTCCGGCTCCGGCGTTTCCCTGCGGGAGCCGGGAttttcccagcccctcccgccCTCGTCCTTCCAGCGCTTCCTGCGCTCCCGGCGCCTCCCGGGCGTGGTGCTGAGCGACCACCGGGCCGAGTTCCGCAACAG GTATTTCCAGAGCCTCTACGACACCGCCGAGAACATCGGGATCCGTTATCCTGAGGGATTGACGCCCGAGGAGCAGCTGGAATTCGTCACCGACACGGCCAAG GCGCTGGCGCAGGTGGCGACGCTGCTCGCCCGGGCGCTGTTCACGCTCGCCGGGGGAACCGAGGGCACCGAGAGCATCCAGGCGGATCCCAGAACG GTCACGCGGCTGCTCTACGGATTCCTGATCAACTCCAACAATTCCTGGTTCCAATCCCTCATCAAACCCGACCTCAAGGGGATCCTGG GCCCTTTCCCGCAGCACTACGTGGCCGTGTCCAGCCCTGCCAACACCACCCAGCTGGTGCAGCTGGTGCTGGCCAACCTGACGGGCACCCGCGTCAGCCTGTCCCGGGAGCTCTGCCAGAATCCCGGGAAAGCGCCCGGAGCACAGCCCGAG ctCTACGAGTACTGGTGGGTGCAGGGCCCGctggatcccaaattcctggctctaattcccatttttccggCTCtaattcccgtttttcccagcTCTACGAGTACTGGTGGGTGCAGGGCTCCctggatcccaaattcctggctctaa